A single Stigmatopora argus isolate UIUO_Sarg chromosome 7, RoL_Sarg_1.0, whole genome shotgun sequence DNA region contains:
- the pvalb7 gene encoding parvalbumin-7 produces the protein MCADRMVMTDLLKAEEIKKALDAFAAETFDPKKFFDLVGMTAMSAESVKQVFRVLDVDGSGFIEEEELKFVLKGFSKDGRDLTDDETRVFLKAADKDGDGKIGIDEFEAMVHE, from the exons ctGACAGGATGGTGATGACGGACCTGTTGAAAGCAGAGGAGATCAAGAAAGCTCTTGATGCCTTTGCag CAGAGACATTTGACCCCAAAAAGTTCTTCGACCTGGTGGGAATGACGGCCATGTCGGCCGAGAGCGTCAAACAGGTCTTCCGTGTTCTGGATGTGGATGGAAGCGGTTtcatagaagaagaagaactcaa GTTCGTGCTGAAGGGCTTCTCCAAGGACGGCAGAGACTTGACGGACGACGAGACAAGAGTGTTCCTCAAAGCCGCCGACAAAGATGGCGACGGCAAGATCGGCATTGACG AGTTTGAAGCGATGGTGCATGAGTAG